The Terriglobia bacterium genome has a segment encoding these proteins:
- the holA gene encoding DNA polymerase III subunit delta: protein MKFSEFKQYQPKQPSNVFGFICEDDFLLEESHPVWQRIFGGDWVFEKYPAKEFEEIPSGRLMDDALTPSLFTQNRVLIIANAEKTTKGRLEDLAALQAIPNASLRIVLAANSRKAVDAWAKVFPIIEIDALKPADVARWLMDRYKVAPDLARHIVDSVGIDLYQIHSEMQKLQTYAGSRALEIRDVDVLILRSEQFGPFELDDAVLGRNYKRAVQVLGAMLDEGVDPLMVLSRIVRVWRQLFVGKSLAGKQSAKDVAMAAMVPAWKAADFTAACRKFEWKQLAGGFRLLLNADRAFKSSTPNPEGYFDVLLWKLIGGRGGGG from the coding sequence ATGAAGTTTTCGGAATTCAAACAATACCAGCCGAAACAGCCCTCGAACGTTTTCGGATTTATCTGTGAGGACGATTTTCTCCTGGAGGAGTCGCATCCGGTTTGGCAGCGGATCTTCGGCGGAGATTGGGTTTTCGAAAAATATCCCGCGAAGGAGTTTGAAGAAATTCCCTCCGGCCGCCTGATGGACGATGCCCTGACGCCCTCGCTCTTCACGCAGAATCGCGTCCTAATCATTGCGAATGCGGAGAAGACGACGAAAGGCCGACTGGAAGATCTTGCCGCGCTGCAGGCAATTCCGAACGCGTCGCTCCGGATCGTGCTTGCCGCGAATTCCCGGAAGGCGGTGGATGCGTGGGCGAAGGTTTTTCCGATCATCGAGATCGATGCGCTGAAACCGGCGGATGTGGCGCGCTGGCTGATGGACCGATACAAGGTCGCGCCCGACCTGGCGCGGCATATTGTGGACAGCGTCGGCATCGATCTTTATCAGATCCATAGTGAAATGCAGAAGCTGCAGACATACGCCGGAAGCCGTGCTCTCGAAATACGCGACGTGGATGTTTTGATTTTGCGGTCGGAACAGTTCGGTCCTTTTGAACTGGACGATGCGGTGCTCGGCCGCAATTACAAGCGTGCCGTGCAGGTGCTCGGAGCGATGCTGGACGAAGGCGTCGATCCGCTCATGGTCCTCTCGCGGATCGTGCGGGTGTGGCGCCAGTTGTTTGTCGGAAAGTCGCTAGCCGGGAAGCAGAGCGCCAAAGACGTCGCTATGGCCGCCATGGTGCCGGCCTGGAAGGCGGCCGATTTCACCGCCGCGTGCAGGAAGTTCGAATGGAAACAGCTCGCCGGGGGCTTTCGTCTGCTGCTGAATGCGGACCGCGCCTTCAAGAGCTCGACACCGAATCCCGAAGGCTACTTTGATGTGTTGTTGTGGAAGTTGATCGGCGGGAGGGGGGGGGGGGG
- a CDS encoding LptE family protein, with the protein MLLVFLALLPGCGYRLATRNFNGGQGQTFAVPTFVNKTTSYRVEQRLSEAVRQELVRRTRYDVTPGESGDVVMAGEVLGYIAVPVTFDVSGRASTYEMLVDMKVVVTDTKAHKELYHNDRFTYRQVFELAQNSGDFVREDPAALDRLSRLFAESIVATLMHANLTPKP; encoded by the coding sequence GTGCTTCTTGTGTTCCTGGCCCTGCTCCCCGGCTGCGGATACCGTTTAGCCACCAGAAACTTTAACGGCGGACAGGGCCAGACCTTTGCCGTTCCCACGTTTGTCAACAAAACGACGTCCTATCGCGTGGAGCAGCGGTTGAGTGAGGCGGTGCGGCAGGAACTCGTCCGGCGCACTCGTTACGATGTGACGCCCGGTGAATCGGGTGATGTCGTGATGGCCGGCGAGGTCCTTGGTTACATCGCTGTTCCTGTCACGTTCGACGTAAGCGGGCGGGCGTCCACTTACGAGATGCTGGTCGATATGAAAGTTGTCGTGACGGATACGAAGGCCCACAAAGAGCTGTACCACAACGACCGCTTCACCTACCGTCAGGTGTTCGAACTGGCGCAGAATTCCGGCGATTTTGTCCGGGAGGATCCTGCCGCGCTGGACCGCTTGTCGCGCCTGTTTGCCGAATCGATTGTGGCGACTTTAATGCACGCGAACCTGACGCCCAAGCCATGA